From the genome of Oxyura jamaicensis isolate SHBP4307 breed ruddy duck chromosome 2, BPBGC_Ojam_1.0, whole genome shotgun sequence, one region includes:
- the CEBPD gene encoding CCAAT/enhancer-binding protein delta, with protein MSAAALYSLDSPACYRSWCLEPANFYDAKVGSGGGPGAACKPGGRGMSGDEAGGGGGGPGGSGSNLAELSAAAPAMYEDESAIDFSSYIDSMSAVPNLELCNDELFADLFNSNHKPERGGDYGEYLPAKDLGAAVGTLLGAEPRAASSSSSSSSSSSSAASSASSSSSSSSSSSRGALKQEPDWSDSDLSSSLLPSQIATCAQTIMNLSGQPTPPTSPEPPGSSSPSSCSTRSPAPPGPPLPSTGPGGAPAAGAGGKERGGKKCVDRFSPEYRQRRERNNIAVRKSRDKAKRRNQEMQQKLLELSAENEKLHKKIEQLTRDLTSLRHFFKQLPGASFLQPAAGTDCR; from the coding sequence ATGAGCGCCGCCGCCCTCTACAGCCTGGACTCGCCGGCATGCTATAGGAGCTGGTGCCTGGAGCCCGCCAACTTCTACGACGCCAAGGTGGGCAGCGGCGGCGGGCCGGGAGCCGCCTGCAAGCCGGGCGGCCGCGGGATGAGCGGCGACgaggccggcggcggcggcggcggccccgggggcagCGGCTCCAACCTGGCCGAGCTGAGCGCCGCCGCGCCGGCCATGTACGAGGACGAGAGCGCCATCGACTTCAGCTCTTACATCGACTCCATGTCGGCCGTGCCCAACTTGGAGCTGTGCAACGACGAGCTCTTCGCCGACCTCTTCAACAGCAACCACAAGCCCGAGCGGGGCGGGGATTACGGCGAGTACCTGCCCGCCAAGGACCTGGGCGCCGCCGTCGGCACCCTGCTGGGCGCCGAGCCCcgcgccgcctcctcctcctcctcctcgtcctcctcctcctcctcggccgcctcctccgcctcctcgtcgtcgtcgtcgtcgtcgtcgtcCTCCCGCGGCGCCCTGAAGCAGGAGCCGGACTGGAGCGACAGCGACCTCTCCTCGTCGCTGCTGCCCTCGCAGATCGCCACCTGCGCCCAGACCATCATGAACCTGAGCGGGCAGCCCACGCCGCCCACCTCCCCCGAGCCgccgggcagcagctccccgtccagctgcagcactcgctccccggctccccccggaccccctctgccctccaccggtcccgggggggctccggcggcgggggccgggggcaaGGAGCGCGGCGGCAAGAAGTGCGTGGACAGGTTTAGCCCCGAGTACCGGCAGCGCCGGGAGCGCAACAACATCGCCGTGCGCAAGAGCCGCGACAAGGCGAAGCGGCGCAACCAGGAgatgcagcagaagctgctcgAGCTCTCGGCCGAGAACGAGAAGCTGCACAAGAAGATCGAGCAGCTCACCCGGGACTTGACCAGCCTGAGGCACTTCTTCAAGCAGCTGCCCGGCgcctccttcctgcagcccgCCGCGGGCACCGACTGCCGGTAA